A single window of Sphingomonas sp. OV641 DNA harbors:
- a CDS encoding glycoside hydrolase family 3 N-terminal domain-containing protein — protein sequence MLKTSLLAAGGILIGGATRVASPRVEALIARMTLAEKAGQLSCFNDEIRPVGAVFNPVVSPRGANAMLADIRAGQIGMLFNGYGVAGARRAQAAALESRLRIPLLFAADVLHGCRTIFPIPLAEAAAFDPDLSRRAARAVAQETTASGIHWTFAPMVDVARDQRWGRVAEGAGEDVLLNCLLAAARVEGFQGPDLTKPDALLATPKHFVGYGAVRGGMEYAAVDMSTAELRETFVPPFAAAFTAGAGATMASFTDFNGVPVSANRPLLTDLLRAELGFDGVCVSDYDADRELIAHGIAADEADAARLAILAGIDMSMQSGLYQRHLPALVEDGRVPIAAVDQAVRRVLTLKERLGLFDDPFRSLDRHAERRERGSRAIRDMARTVATRSIVLLRNDGDLLPLSRRGKRLALIGPFGADRANLNGPWSFAGDPAEGIDLATGLRAALTDPASLIVEAGSGISEPLPGGIERAVAAARAADIVLLAIGEGADMSGEGNSRVEITVPVAQQALADAVAATGTPVVVLLRHGRALALTGAVRDAPALLATWFLGEQTGPAVADMLFGAVEPTGRLPVSFPLATGQQPWSYDRRSTGRPAPDADPKAAGRSHWRDAPDRALYPFGSGMSYTRFTLSDLRVPATVAAGAPLSVSVRVRNVGARTGSALVRLDVHDRVASRTRPVRQMKAFQRVTLAAGSEAQVELRIAADGLALVANDGRWQVEPGMFDLWVDAGEGTEIAGTFRVE from the coding sequence ATGTTGAAGACATCGCTGCTGGCGGCCGGAGGCATCCTGATCGGTGGCGCGACCCGCGTGGCGTCGCCACGGGTCGAGGCGCTGATCGCGCGCATGACACTGGCGGAAAAGGCCGGGCAGCTCAGCTGTTTCAACGACGAAATTCGCCCGGTGGGCGCGGTGTTCAATCCGGTGGTTTCGCCGCGCGGGGCAAATGCGATGCTGGCCGACATCAGGGCCGGGCAGATCGGGATGCTCTTCAACGGCTATGGCGTGGCCGGGGCGCGGCGAGCGCAGGCGGCGGCGCTGGAAAGCCGGCTGCGCATCCCGCTGCTCTTTGCCGCCGATGTCCTGCACGGATGCCGGACGATCTTTCCGATCCCGCTGGCAGAAGCGGCGGCGTTCGATCCCGACCTTTCGCGGCGCGCCGCGCGGGCCGTGGCGCAGGAGACGACCGCCAGCGGTATCCACTGGACCTTTGCGCCGATGGTCGACGTCGCGCGCGATCAGCGTTGGGGCCGGGTGGCAGAGGGGGCGGGCGAGGATGTACTGCTCAACTGTCTGCTCGCGGCGGCGCGGGTCGAGGGATTTCAGGGGCCGGACCTGACGAAGCCCGACGCGCTGCTGGCAACCCCCAAGCATTTCGTCGGCTATGGCGCGGTGCGGGGCGGCATGGAATATGCGGCAGTCGACATGAGCACGGCCGAGCTGCGCGAGACGTTCGTACCGCCGTTCGCCGCCGCCTTCACCGCCGGCGCGGGTGCGACGATGGCGTCGTTCACCGATTTCAACGGCGTGCCGGTCAGCGCGAACCGGCCGCTGCTGACCGACCTGCTGCGAGCCGAACTGGGGTTCGACGGGGTGTGCGTGTCTGATTACGATGCCGACCGCGAGCTGATCGCCCACGGCATCGCCGCCGACGAAGCCGATGCCGCCCGGCTCGCCATCCTTGCCGGGATCGACATGTCGATGCAGAGCGGGCTGTACCAGCGTCACCTGCCGGCGCTGGTCGAAGACGGGCGGGTGCCGATCGCAGCGGTGGATCAGGCGGTGCGGCGCGTGCTGACGCTGAAGGAGCGATTGGGGCTGTTCGACGATCCGTTCCGGTCGCTCGATCGCCACGCGGAGCGGCGGGAGCGGGGCAGCCGGGCGATCCGGGATATGGCGCGCACGGTCGCGACGCGATCGATCGTCCTGTTGCGCAACGATGGCGACCTGTTGCCGTTGTCCCGGCGGGGCAAGCGGCTCGCGCTGATCGGCCCGTTCGGCGCGGACCGCGCGAACCTGAACGGACCATGGTCGTTCGCGGGCGATCCGGCCGAGGGTATCGATCTGGCGACCGGGCTGCGCGCGGCGCTGACCGATCCGGCATCGCTGATCGTCGAGGCAGGGAGCGGAATTTCCGAGCCGCTACCAGGCGGGATCGAGCGGGCGGTCGCCGCCGCGCGTGCCGCCGATATCGTCCTGCTGGCGATCGGCGAAGGTGCCGACATGTCGGGCGAAGGCAATAGCCGGGTCGAGATTACCGTGCCCGTCGCGCAGCAGGCGCTGGCAGACGCGGTTGCGGCGACCGGCACGCCCGTCGTCGTGCTGCTGCGCCACGGCCGTGCGTTGGCACTGACTGGCGCGGTACGCGACGCTCCGGCCCTGCTCGCCACCTGGTTCCTCGGCGAACAGACCGGTCCAGCCGTCGCCGACATGCTGTTCGGCGCGGTCGAGCCGACCGGGCGACTGCCGGTCAGCTTCCCGCTCGCTACCGGACAGCAGCCCTGGTCCTATGACCGGCGCAGTACCGGGCGACCGGCGCCGGATGCCGACCCGAAAGCGGCCGGGCGTAGCCATTGGCGCGATGCCCCCGACCGGGCGCTATACCCGTTCGGATCGGGCATGAGCTATACTCGCTTCACCCTGTCGGACCTCCGGGTACCGGCCACGGTCGCCGCCGGGGCACCGCTGTCGGTGTCGGTGAGGGTGCGCAACGTCGGTGCCCGGACCGGATCCGCGCTCGTTCGGCTGGACGTGCACGACCGCGTGGCGAGCCGGACGCGACCGGTGCGGCAGATGAAGGCGTTCCAGCGGGTGACGCTGGCAGCAGGGAGCGAGGCGCAGGTCGAGCTTCGCATCGCGGCCGATGGGCTGGCGCTGGTAGCAAACGATGGTCGTTGGCAGGTAGAACCGGGTATGTTCGATCTGTGGGTCGATGCGGGTGAAGGAACCGAAATCGCCGGAACGTTCCGGGTAGAATAG
- the traL gene encoding type IV conjugative transfer system protein TraL — protein sequence MSADKYVIPSHLDDPELIGFWTLDEFLFMVIPFVWGILSQHIIIGIALGFAGWWGLKKAKAGRAASWLIHLAYWHLPGGFPSLRATPPSYLRLMVG from the coding sequence ATGTCAGCCGACAAATACGTGATCCCGTCTCATCTGGATGACCCCGAACTGATCGGGTTCTGGACGCTGGATGAGTTCCTCTTCATGGTCATCCCCTTCGTGTGGGGGATCCTGTCCCAGCATATCATCATCGGCATCGCATTAGGGTTCGCGGGCTGGTGGGGTCTAAAAAAAGCCAAAGCTGGGCGGGCGGCATCGTGGCTCATACACCTGGCCTACTGGCATCTGCCGGGCGGATTTCCGTCGCTGCGCGCCACGCCACCTTCCTATCTCCGGCTGATGGTGGGCTGA
- a CDS encoding tryptophan halogenase family protein encodes MEAPDRVRRVVILGGGTAGWMTAAALSRSLGPGVAITLLESDAIGTVGVGEATIPTIHWFNELVGIDEAAFLRVTQATFKLGIEFVDWTAPGHRYFHPFGQFGAALPGVAFHHRWLKAQAEGLDVPLSALSLAAALAAQGRFAKPAGDARSILSTLGYAYHFDAGLYAAYLRRLSEGAGVTRIEGTLHHVERDAATGFVTALTTERGERIEGELFIDCSGFRALLIAGEMGEGYEDWSHWLPCDRAVAVPCARVAPTTPYTRSTARAAGWQWRIPLQHRTGNGYVYASAYLSDDAAAATLLGSLDGEPLAEPRFLRFTAGTRRRPWRGNVVAIGLSSGFLEPLESTSIHLIQSGIAKLLTLFPNRDFDPALSDRFNAVFARDMDGIKDFLILHYHATSGRDDPLWRHCRTMPLPDSLRAREEQYRRSGRIILESDELFREASWLAVLNGQGIVAGGYNPLADAIDGATNRAQVRQIAEVVARAAPTLPMHDAALAAILAAA; translated from the coding sequence ATGGAAGCACCGGATCGAGTTCGTCGCGTCGTCATCCTCGGGGGTGGTACCGCCGGGTGGATGACCGCGGCGGCATTGTCGCGCAGCCTCGGCCCTGGCGTCGCGATCACGCTGCTGGAATCCGATGCGATCGGCACGGTGGGGGTCGGCGAGGCGACGATCCCGACCATCCACTGGTTCAACGAACTGGTCGGGATTGACGAGGCGGCTTTCCTGCGGGTGACGCAGGCAACCTTCAAGCTCGGCATCGAATTCGTCGACTGGACGGCACCGGGGCATCGTTATTTCCACCCGTTCGGGCAGTTCGGCGCGGCACTGCCCGGCGTCGCGTTCCACCATCGCTGGCTGAAGGCGCAGGCCGAGGGCCTCGACGTGCCGCTGTCCGCCCTGTCGCTCGCCGCTGCGCTGGCGGCCCAAGGGCGGTTCGCGAAGCCGGCCGGTGATGCGCGGTCGATCCTGTCGACGCTCGGCTATGCCTATCACTTCGATGCCGGGCTGTACGCGGCCTATCTTCGGCGGCTGAGTGAGGGGGCCGGCGTGACCCGGATCGAGGGCACCCTGCACCATGTCGAGCGCGACGCCGCAACCGGCTTCGTGACCGCGCTGACCACCGAACGCGGCGAGCGGATCGAGGGCGAGCTGTTCATCGACTGCTCCGGCTTCCGCGCGCTGCTGATCGCCGGGGAAATGGGCGAGGGGTATGAGGACTGGTCGCACTGGCTGCCCTGCGACCGCGCAGTCGCGGTGCCGTGCGCCCGCGTCGCGCCGACGACGCCCTATACCCGATCGACCGCGCGCGCGGCCGGATGGCAATGGCGTATTCCGCTGCAGCACCGTACCGGCAACGGCTATGTCTATGCCAGCGCCTATCTCTCGGACGATGCGGCGGCGGCGACGCTGCTCGGCAGCCTCGACGGCGAGCCGCTGGCGGAACCCCGTTTCCTGCGCTTCACCGCGGGCACGCGGCGTCGGCCGTGGCGGGGCAATGTCGTGGCCATCGGGCTGTCATCGGGGTTTCTCGAACCGCTGGAATCGACCAGCATCCACCTGATCCAGAGCGGCATCGCCAAGCTGCTGACCTTGTTCCCTAATCGTGATTTCGATCCCGCGCTGTCCGACCGGTTCAACGCGGTGTTCGCGCGCGACATGGACGGGATCAAGGATTTCCTGATCCTGCACTATCATGCCACCAGCGGACGCGACGATCCGCTGTGGCGTCATTGCCGGACGATGCCGTTGCCCGACAGCCTGCGCGCGCGCGAGGAGCAATATCGCCGGTCCGGCCGGATCATCCTCGAATCCGACGAACTGTTTCGCGAGGCGAGCTGGCTGGCGGTGCTGAACGGGCAGGGGATCGTGGCGGGCGGCTACAACCCGCTGGCCGATGCGATCGATGGCGCTACCAACCGGGCACAGGTGCGGCAGATCGCGGAGGTCGTCGCCCGCGCCGCGCCGACCTTGCCGATGCACGATGCCGCGCTGGCGGCAATCCTCGCCGCGGCATGA
- a CDS encoding DUF6445 family protein translates to MTAPDIVGRRIGQERQPIAIVDHFHPDPAGLRAFAAAARFEPAQRQYPGVRTALPTTYFKDVRSVFSRVLAGVFGHRGAVALLDASFSIVTTPPDALTVQQRMPHFDAVEGDRIALVHYLGGEDDGGTAFYRHRATGFETIDATRAPIYLNAISAEVGNAPPPTAYVDGSTPLFEQISAVDARPNRAVVYRSALLHSGRIPPAASLSANPLTGRLTVTAFLSLG, encoded by the coding sequence ATGACGGCCCCCGATATCGTCGGTCGGCGGATCGGGCAGGAGCGGCAGCCGATCGCGATCGTCGATCACTTCCATCCTGACCCCGCGGGTCTCCGAGCCTTTGCCGCGGCGGCGCGGTTCGAACCGGCGCAGCGGCAATATCCAGGCGTCCGTACTGCATTGCCGACAACCTATTTTAAAGACGTTAGGTCGGTCTTTTCACGAGTGCTGGCGGGGGTGTTCGGTCATCGCGGGGCCGTCGCGCTGCTCGACGCCAGCTTTTCGATCGTGACCACGCCACCCGATGCCCTGACGGTACAGCAGCGAATGCCGCATTTCGACGCGGTTGAGGGGGACCGGATCGCACTGGTCCATTATCTGGGCGGCGAGGACGATGGCGGCACGGCATTCTATCGCCACCGGGCGACCGGGTTCGAGACGATCGATGCCACGCGCGCACCGATCTATCTGAATGCGATTTCCGCCGAGGTTGGCAACGCGCCGCCGCCGACTGCCTATGTCGACGGATCAACGCCGTTGTTCGAACAGATTTCGGCCGTCGATGCGCGGCCGAACCGGGCGGTCGTCTATCGCAGCGCGCTGCTGCACAGCGGCCGGATACCGCCTGCCGCGTCGCTCAGCGCCAATCCCCTGACGGGCAGGCTGACGGTTACCGCCTTCCTGTCGCTGGGTTGA
- a CDS encoding helix-turn-helix domain-containing protein, with product MGLFSVGEAGIAALSGMPVCRSRAKSGAPHPTGAPVLRGSREAGTFEDTFFSVPAKGETDRLLAAARRALDEGRRLKREARAGKRSLSVAERLLTLLTSAAIRVYEELLTLARLCKGQVYPSYAGLAERTGLGEATIGRVLNILETVGLLARQRRFERVPGSGPGPRYAQTSNVYRALLPDCVKRILPRRLRPAPLPDDDIQRRADVEQATRDMLARLGLGERARVEIGGELGELLARMGATIEARQRDTHDDD from the coding sequence ATGGGGTTGTTTTCAGTCGGCGAGGCCGGCATCGCCGCGTTGTCGGGGATGCCGGTGTGCCGCTCGCGGGCGAAATCGGGTGCGCCGCATCCGACCGGCGCGCCGGTGTTGCGCGGCAGCCGAGAGGCAGGGACGTTCGAGGACACGTTCTTTTCGGTGCCGGCGAAAGGCGAGACCGACCGACTGCTCGCGGCCGCCAGACGCGCGCTCGACGAGGGACGTCGGCTAAAACGCGAGGCGCGCGCGGGCAAGCGCTCGCTGAGCGTCGCCGAGCGTCTCCTGACGTTGCTGACCAGCGCGGCGATACGCGTCTATGAGGAACTGCTGACGCTCGCGCGGCTGTGCAAGGGACAGGTCTATCCGTCCTACGCGGGTCTCGCCGAGCGCACCGGTTTGGGCGAGGCCACGATCGGGCGGGTGCTGAATATCCTCGAGACGGTCGGGCTGCTCGCACGCCAGCGGCGCTTCGAACGGGTGCCCGGCAGTGGACCGGGGCCGCGCTACGCACAGACCTCGAATGTCTATCGCGCTCTCCTGCCCGATTGCGTGAAGCGGATATTGCCGCGCCGCTTACGCCCCGCGCCGCTACCCGATGACGACATCCAGCGACGTGCCGATGTGGAGCAAGCGACGCGCGATATGCTGGCGAGGCTCGGCCTCGGCGAGCGCGCGCGTGTCGAGATCGGCGGCGAACTCGGTGAGCTGCTCGCCCGCATGGGGGCCACGATCGAGGCGCGCCAGCGTGACACTCATGATGATGATTAA
- a CDS encoding sensor histidine kinase produces MNDELSHRLKNVMAVVQSVASQTLRQATDLRSANEALDARLTALSQATDVLTAKSWMEADLHEVIERTLAPHGVGDRLDLHGPAIILKPQVTMAFALALHELATNACKYGALSAEHGRVVLTWEVSDGSGADEPRFAMEWREKDGPPVERPSRHGFGSRMIERSLRAYFQGDAQLDFQPTGLVFTLNAPLAEAGRVRD; encoded by the coding sequence TTGAACGACGAACTCAGCCACCGGCTGAAGAACGTGATGGCCGTCGTCCAGTCGGTCGCGTCGCAGACGCTGCGGCAGGCAACCGACCTGCGTTCGGCGAACGAGGCGCTCGACGCGCGGCTGACCGCGCTGTCGCAGGCGACCGACGTCCTGACCGCCAAGTCGTGGATGGAAGCCGACCTGCACGAGGTGATCGAACGGACGCTTGCGCCACATGGCGTCGGCGACCGGCTCGACCTTCACGGTCCCGCCATTATCCTCAAGCCGCAGGTGACGATGGCGTTCGCGCTGGCGTTGCATGAACTGGCGACCAACGCCTGCAAATATGGCGCGCTGTCGGCCGAGCATGGTCGGGTGGTGCTGACCTGGGAGGTGTCGGACGGCTCCGGCGCCGACGAACCCCGTTTCGCCATGGAATGGCGTGAGAAGGACGGCCCGCCGGTGGAGCGTCCCAGCCGCCACGGCTTCGGTTCGCGTATGATCGAACGCTCGCTTCGCGCCTATTTCCAGGGTGACGCGCAGCTCGATTTTCAGCCGACCGGTTTGGTGTTCACGCTGAACGCCCCCTTGGCGGAGGCCGGCCGGGTCCGGGATTGA
- a CDS encoding lytic transglycosylase domain-containing protein, translating to MKKWITGAALAAMITVPANAQPRRGNRQVQMIAMGGASEPTGLGARSEAGVPAGISSPPEIPGFAVHDLSRRYVEYRMVNELRGNVEGVVPAPIDAANMAVPALPVAASSPISVPFWMRPAGPALPMAPPVFTPGCTPVGYRPSGILSRGAEARRAAFYANMSAIACEHGIPVGLFDAVIMRESRYDPAAISPKRAYGLTQLMPGTADGLGVNRFDIIGNLRGGARYLRQQLDRFGQVHLALAAYNAGPGRVRGGQIPRITETREYVANILTNWSRLSGFGRVATVQASSLPVAPPLTSMAVRGPGVAISTF from the coding sequence ATGAAGAAGTGGATCACAGGGGCTGCATTGGCGGCGATGATTACAGTGCCGGCGAATGCTCAACCCAGGAGGGGGAACCGTCAGGTGCAGATGATCGCGATGGGCGGTGCGTCGGAACCCACCGGTCTTGGCGCGCGAAGCGAGGCCGGCGTGCCTGCCGGCATCTCGTCGCCACCCGAAATCCCCGGGTTCGCGGTGCATGACCTCAGCCGGCGCTATGTCGAATACCGCATGGTCAACGAGCTGCGCGGCAATGTCGAAGGCGTCGTTCCTGCCCCGATCGATGCCGCGAACATGGCCGTGCCGGCGCTTCCGGTCGCGGCGTCCTCGCCGATATCGGTGCCGTTCTGGATGCGGCCGGCAGGCCCGGCCCTCCCGATGGCGCCGCCGGTCTTCACCCCCGGCTGTACGCCCGTCGGCTATCGCCCGTCGGGCATCCTGTCCCGCGGTGCCGAGGCGCGGCGTGCCGCCTTCTACGCGAACATGAGCGCGATCGCGTGCGAGCACGGCATCCCGGTCGGGCTGTTCGATGCCGTCATCATGCGCGAGAGCCGCTACGATCCGGCAGCGATCTCGCCCAAGCGCGCCTATGGCCTCACCCAGCTGATGCCCGGCACCGCCGACGGGCTCGGGGTAAACCGCTTCGATATCATCGGCAATCTGCGCGGCGGGGCACGCTATCTGCGCCAGCAGCTCGACCGCTTCGGGCAGGTCCATCTGGCACTGGCCGCGTACAATGCCGGTCCCGGCCGGGTGCGCGGCGGGCAGATCCCCCGGATCACCGAGACGCGTGAATATGTCGCCAACATCCTGACCAACTGGAGCCGCCTCTCCGGCTTCGGTCGGGTCGCAACGGTCCAGGCGTCGTCGTTACCTGTGGCACCGCCTCTCACCTCCATGGCAGTACGCGGGCCAGGTGTCGCGATCTCCACCTTCTGA
- a CDS encoding TonB-dependent receptor domain-containing protein — protein MSSFNRNVARAALLASAALLPTVAWAQTQPADPAAPATTDAATADDQQDVIVVTGTTSRDRPLITASADITLADRADIDRRAPRSTADMLELVPGIFVEATAGQVSNNYSVRGLQGGGQRFVQLQEDGMPILYGGGGADFFFDQDLTIDRLEAVKGGSSGVLTVNGAGATINFISKRPNFNEAEGAARVSAYNYGMKRGEFYYSQPLSERLAFNVGGYIQSSPGVRENPFDYAGWRLKGMLEYRFDDGGYARLSAKGGDVENAYYATMPYRLDGGKVRGIPGLDTQDGNVGGDSFANIAVPVSTFAHPSGFREFRYRDGIKAKTAQVRFDIEKPVGETVDLFAHVRYLKYSYDFNGLFPGSGTGNAGLTSAQNYLTPGATSPINDLLTLGRAAYPAATRFGIKNLRTGVVLGSNQTAQLAALAGNGFLQRTTLNHDYIDGRDFGANVGGRWEYENDRFKNSLTAGVMYYNVIRKQDQSATASMVNDVRTNSDVYDIVALDGNNQVIGTLSDNGLVSYGDWGAGIRERRDSAVSLYVNDEVAFGDLRVDGGVRWESDDATALDGNQLAVNQAVQPGVGGVIRNVGSSFDGTFATRQRTQRKASWTVGANYLITPNFSVYARYANGFQTNNVDPITTIELYEAGVRYQYGRLFSGSATVFRTNFDNQNYNFANPANPSQQQNLNADLRTKGVEIDFVVRPTNWFSVDFQGVFQDPQLLNLQLDGVDQGAAFEGNRPERTPAQLFTILPTLTLPNGVGDIYARYKFVGKIFADNGNGIALPSYGVTGIGVNLNLSKRVQLNLNADNVFDVVGLTEGNPRQGQTQAITDGYFYARGIVGPTYGGTLTFRF, from the coding sequence ATGTCGAGTTTCAACCGCAATGTGGCGCGTGCCGCGTTGCTGGCCAGCGCCGCGTTGCTGCCGACCGTCGCATGGGCACAGACCCAGCCGGCCGATCCCGCCGCGCCGGCGACTACCGACGCGGCCACGGCCGATGACCAGCAGGACGTGATCGTCGTCACCGGCACCACGTCGCGCGACCGTCCGCTCATCACCGCATCGGCCGACATCACGCTCGCCGACCGCGCCGACATCGATCGTCGCGCGCCGCGCTCGACCGCCGACATGCTCGAACTGGTGCCCGGCATCTTCGTCGAAGCGACCGCGGGCCAGGTGTCGAACAACTATTCGGTCCGCGGCCTTCAGGGCGGCGGCCAGCGCTTCGTGCAGTTGCAGGAGGACGGCATGCCGATCCTGTACGGCGGCGGCGGGGCCGACTTCTTCTTCGACCAGGACCTGACCATCGATCGCCTCGAAGCGGTCAAGGGCGGTTCGTCGGGCGTGCTGACGGTCAATGGCGCCGGCGCGACGATCAACTTCATTTCGAAGCGCCCGAACTTCAACGAAGCCGAAGGCGCAGCGCGAGTCAGCGCCTATAATTACGGGATGAAGCGCGGCGAATTCTATTATTCGCAGCCGCTGAGCGAACGGCTCGCCTTCAATGTCGGCGGCTATATCCAGTCGAGCCCCGGCGTGCGCGAGAACCCGTTCGACTATGCCGGCTGGCGGTTGAAGGGGATGCTCGAATATCGCTTCGACGATGGCGGTTATGCCCGGCTGTCGGCAAAGGGCGGCGATGTCGAGAACGCCTATTATGCGACGATGCCGTACCGCCTCGACGGTGGCAAGGTGCGCGGTATTCCGGGTCTCGACACGCAGGACGGCAATGTCGGCGGCGATTCCTTCGCCAACATTGCGGTGCCGGTATCGACCTTCGCCCATCCCAGTGGCTTCCGCGAATTCCGCTATCGCGACGGGATCAAGGCCAAGACCGCGCAGGTCCGCTTCGACATCGAAAAGCCGGTGGGCGAGACGGTCGATCTGTTCGCCCATGTCCGCTACCTGAAATATTCCTACGACTTCAACGGCCTCTTCCCCGGATCGGGTACGGGCAATGCCGGCCTGACCAGTGCGCAGAATTATCTGACGCCCGGTGCCACCTCGCCGATCAACGACCTCCTGACACTCGGCCGTGCCGCCTATCCGGCCGCGACGCGCTTCGGCATCAAAAATCTGCGCACCGGCGTCGTGCTCGGTTCGAACCAGACGGCCCAGCTTGCCGCACTGGCGGGCAACGGCTTCCTCCAGCGCACGACGCTGAACCACGACTATATCGACGGCCGCGACTTCGGCGCGAACGTCGGCGGTCGCTGGGAATATGAGAACGACCGGTTCAAGAACTCGCTGACCGCCGGCGTCATGTATTACAACGTGATCCGGAAACAGGATCAGTCGGCGACCGCCAGCATGGTCAACGACGTTCGCACCAACAGCGACGTGTACGACATCGTCGCGCTGGACGGTAACAACCAGGTCATCGGGACGCTGTCGGACAACGGCCTCGTCTCCTATGGCGACTGGGGTGCCGGCATCCGCGAGCGCCGGGACTCGGCCGTCTCGCTGTACGTCAACGACGAGGTCGCATTCGGCGACCTGCGCGTCGATGGCGGCGTGCGGTGGGAAAGCGATGACGCGACTGCGCTCGACGGCAACCAGTTGGCGGTGAACCAGGCGGTGCAGCCCGGCGTCGGCGGCGTGATCCGCAATGTCGGCTCCAGCTTCGACGGCACCTTCGCGACGCGGCAGCGCACGCAGCGCAAGGCGTCGTGGACCGTCGGCGCGAACTATCTCATCACGCCGAACTTCTCGGTCTATGCCCGCTATGCCAACGGGTTCCAGACCAACAATGTCGACCCGATCACCACGATCGAACTGTACGAAGCCGGCGTCCGCTATCAATATGGCCGCCTCTTCTCCGGCTCGGCGACCGTGTTCCGCACCAATTTCGACAATCAGAACTATAACTTCGCGAACCCCGCCAACCCCTCGCAGCAGCAGAACCTGAACGCCGACCTGCGCACCAAGGGCGTCGAGATCGACTTCGTGGTGCGTCCGACCAACTGGTTCTCGGTCGACTTCCAGGGCGTGTTCCAGGACCCGCAACTGCTCAACCTGCAGCTCGACGGTGTCGATCAGGGCGCTGCGTTCGAGGGCAACCGGCCGGAGCGTACCCCCGCCCAGTTGTTCACCATCCTGCCGACGCTCACGCTGCCCAACGGGGTGGGCGACATCTATGCCCGGTACAAGTTCGTCGGCAAGATTTTCGCCGACAACGGCAACGGCATTGCCCTGCCCAGCTATGGCGTCACCGGGATCGGCGTGAACCTGAACCTCAGCAAGCGGGTGCAACTGAACCTGAACGCGGACAATGTGTTCGACGTCGTGGGCCTGACCGAAGGCAATCCACGTCAGGGACAGACGCAGGCGATCACCGACGGCTATTTCTACGCGCGCGGTATCGTCGGGCCGACCTATGGCGGGACGCTGACGTTCCGGTTCTGA
- a CDS encoding toprim domain-containing protein, translating into MSITAHRPEQRLVDLVGALGGTWHGNIAMCRCPAHADTTPSLSLRQGDKGILVTCFAGCSAPDVLRELDRVVLTRRYRAPEPARGPATRTGNVTRLWNEARPVTGTLAERYLAGRFLLPVAGDLRFHPRCPFGRKPLTVFNPALLVAVREGTTLVGVQRIALDPATAAYTHKATLGQLGSGAWQGGGHGSRIALAEGFESARAYSILHGDMPCWTSLGSRRLDLVDVPDSVTDLTLAGDNDAPGRLAVRKAIRRYVSATRIVRVAYPPPGFKDWAEVLEAREKERAGEG; encoded by the coding sequence ATGAGCATCACCGCGCATCGACCGGAACAGCGTCTGGTCGATCTGGTCGGGGCGCTCGGCGGCACATGGCATGGCAACATCGCCATGTGCCGCTGCCCGGCGCATGCCGACACCACGCCCAGCCTGTCGCTGCGGCAGGGTGACAAGGGCATCCTCGTGACCTGCTTCGCCGGATGCAGCGCGCCCGATGTGCTGCGCGAACTCGACCGCGTGGTCCTGACCCGCCGCTACCGCGCGCCTGAACCCGCGCGCGGGCCAGCGACGCGTACCGGTAACGTCACACGGCTCTGGAACGAGGCCCGCCCGGTCACCGGCACGCTCGCCGAACGCTATCTGGCCGGCCGCTTCCTTCTGCCGGTCGCGGGCGACCTTCGCTTCCACCCGCGCTGTCCGTTCGGTCGCAAGCCGCTGACGGTCTTCAACCCTGCGCTGCTGGTCGCGGTTCGGGAGGGTACGACACTGGTCGGGGTGCAGCGCATCGCGCTCGATCCGGCTACCGCCGCCTACACCCACAAGGCCACGCTGGGGCAGCTCGGCTCGGGCGCATGGCAAGGTGGCGGGCATGGCTCCCGCATCGCGCTTGCCGAGGGTTTCGAGAGCGCGCGTGCCTATTCGATCCTGCACGGGGACATGCCATGCTGGACGTCGCTCGGCAGCCGGAGGCTCGACCTGGTCGACGTGCCCGACAGCGTGACCGACCTGACCCTGGCGGGCGACAATGACGCGCCCGGACGGCTCGCGGTTCGCAAGGCGATCCGGCGCTACGTGTCGGCGACCAGGATCGTGCGCGTCGCGTATCCGCCCCCAGGTTTCAAGGATTGGGCCGAGGTTCTGGAAGCCCGGGAGAAGGAGAGAGCGGGGGAGGGGTGA